GTCCAGAAATTGTATTAACAAGTGAATGGAGAGGTCACCCTTGGAGTTGGACTGTACCAGCTGTGGTGGCTGCCAAGATTGGATCATTCGGATCAAAAGTGGCCCCAATGCGGATACCAGATACAAAATATGAGTAGAAATATACAGTTACATGCGTGGGGCAACTTGATCACCAGAcatcatatatgtatatatcgcACTCTCGACTCGTCATCGCGACAACCTTGAGATCGGCGTCATCACCGGATCAGATTCCAGAAACACCAATAAAATAACGACCATTTAGATGCTCTGTTCAAGTTGaaagttttataaatatatatttactacATCGGACAGTTCCTGTATACAAACAAGGGGTCagataataaaattcaaagcATTCTATCAGATATTATTAATGCCTCTTTTAACTTTGAATGAAATGAGGTATCTTATAATCTATCGAGCTCATAATTACGTGATTATATTCACAAGAGATTAGTGTTTAGAGACAGAGCAGAATGATGATTCTTAGTAGTATTTGTTGACTTCTGAATATTCGGTTAGTATAGAGGAACTTGTTGCTTTGTAAACTCGCTCTTAAGGATAATTTTCCATATTGGTTAATCCAAGTTATTGACACTAAAGTATTGGTGTGCGAAAGAACTGATCAGAAGGAAAAGTACCCTGCCATAAAGAGTAAAACAATGCAAATCGGAGACACCCAAGCCATGAGATGACGACGATGCTGCTGAACAGGCCAGCACGTGACCGAGAGAGCTGCGATGGCTCATTAAGTCCGCAAGCCGGTTTCGACTGCTCGATCATTCGGCCCCGCACCTCGTTGGTCAATTAAGCTGGCCCCAAGAGATTGGGGCACTGGTTGAGGATGAGGCTGCATCACATCCTGTGACCAGATGGCGTCAAGGTCAGGTCAACACGAAAACAAATGAAGACCCGGCGGCAAGGATGAGAGGGAAATTTACGACTGTTTTATATTGGCGACTCTGCGAGCCATTAAAAAGTGAACTAATGAGACACTGAGTGGGGCGGAATCGTGGCCTAGAGGAGGGGTACCACTTTTATGGCCAATTTGACTTAGATTGCAGCACATTCAATGCAAAGCGGCCCATATTGATGGCCCAAACAGACTGCAAATTACGCGAAGACAGCGCGGCCACCGAGGCAGTCTTCAATTGCATACAAATGTCGATGTATGTGCATACCAATGCACTTGAAAAAACTGGGTTTCCTACATCAAAAGTACCTTTATGTATGGTGTggtaatattattaattattaattattgaAATAGTTACAGATTCAAATTAGATCAgcatattttttcattctttcttataatatttacattaattcaaacaattttttcaagtgcagaCAGAGTATACAAGCGACAACGTGGACAACTTCCGTCAGTCCATTAGGCAATTGTACGCGAATCACGTCGTGGCCAAATGGCGATAATGTATGCTGCCTGGCACTCGACCAGATGGGCCAGCTGAAGAAGAAGCGACCAAAAATCGGCTCAGACAGAATGTCCCCCAAAGAGCACGGATATGGGCACGAGCTATATAAGCAACTGGGCTGGCTCCAAATGAACATTAACGCTCAAGAGCTTTAGACAAACCCAACCACAGCAATATGTACAAGTTTGTAAGTGATCCTATGGGGATTATCGCCCAAAAAGGTGGGCTGGTTAATGATTACCTATCCTATTTTCCAGTTGGTTCTCGCAGCCCTCATCGCCTGCTCTGCGGCCAAACCAGGAGTCGTAGCTCCACTGGCTGCTCCTCTGGCCTACGCCAATGCTCCTCTGTACGCCGCAGGTGGCAGCAGCCAGGTGGATGTCCGCAACAACTACGACGGCACCCTGTCCTCCTACACTACCGCTCCATTTGAGTTCGCCGGCCCCTACTCCAGCCGCTACGTGTCCGGAGTCCCAGCTGCCCCCGCCGTGGTGGCCAAGTAcgctgctgctcctctggCCGCCGCCTACTCTGCTCCTCtggctgctgccgttgctgctcCTCTGGCCGCTGCTCCCGTAGCTGCTCCTCTGGCCGCTGCTCCCTATGCCGCCGCCGCCTACTCCGCCTATCCCTATGCCTCGCCCTACGCCGCCCCCTACCTGGCATCTCCCTACGCCGCACCCTATGCTGCACCCTACGCTGCCTCCTATGCTGCTCCCATCGCCGCTGCGGCACCAGCTCCAGTGGTGGTCTAAGGACACACCTGTGAAGCGAGCCATCCTATAGACAATTAATGTAACCAAACTTGACAATAAATTACGAACAAACAATCAGAGCGCGCACCTTATTAATACTTGCAAAAACGC
This portion of the Drosophila santomea strain STO CAGO 1482 chromosome 3L, Prin_Dsan_1.1, whole genome shotgun sequence genome encodes:
- the LOC120447874 gene encoding cuticle protein 16.5; the encoded protein is MYKFLVLAALIACSAAKPGVVAPLAAPLAYANAPLYAAGGSSQVDVRNNYDGTLSSYTTAPFEFAGPYSSRYVSGVPAAPAVVAKYAAAPLAAAYSAPLAAAVAAPLAAAPVAAPLAAAPYAAAAYSAYPYASPYAAPYLASPYAAPYAAPYAASYAAPIAAAAPAPVVV